One region of Quercus lobata isolate SW786 chromosome 2, ValleyOak3.0 Primary Assembly, whole genome shotgun sequence genomic DNA includes:
- the LOC115975783 gene encoding 7-deoxyloganetin glucosyltransferase-like has product MDSSNKAVVTDKSHAVCIPSPAQSHIKAMLKLSKLLHHKGFHITFVNTEFNHQRFLQSRGPNSLDGLSDFRFETIPDGLPPSDLNATQDIHFLCDSIMKNFLAPFSDLLVKLNGATSKNPPVTCIISDGFMPFTITSAQELGIPIVMFFTISACSLMGFMQLPSLKDKGIIPLKDESYLTNGYLDRVIDWIPGMKNIRLRDLPSFVQTIDPNDAAFKLVIEAAERAPKASGIVIHTFNALEKEVLDALSTMFTHVYAIGPLQPLLINHLPNDLLKSIGYNLWKEETECLDWLNSKSPNSVIYVNFGSVTVMTRKQLIEFGCGLSNSKHPFLWIIRSDLVVGESTILPPEFEVERKERGFIASWCPQEEVLNHPAVGGFLTHSGWNSTIESVYAGVPMLCWPFLFDQQTNCKYTCNEWGVGMEIDNDVKREKVEKIVRELMETEKGKKMKKNAMEWKKIAEEATCPLGSSSINFNNLVSEVLLSKG; this is encoded by the exons atggaTTCTTCCAATAAGGCAGTAGTAACTGATAAGTCTCATGCAGTTTGTATTCCATCCCCAGCTCAAAGCCACATAAAGGCAATGCTAAAACTTTCAAAGCTTCTCCACCATAAAGGTTTTCACATTACCTTTGTCAACACTGAGTTCAACCACCAACGTTTTTTGCAATCTAGAGGTCCCAACTCCTTAGATGGCTTGTCTGACTTCCGATTTGAAACCATTCCTGACGGCCTCCCTCCATCGGACCTCAACGCTACCCAAGATATCCATTTTCTTTGTGATTCCATTATGAAAAACTTTTTGGCACCATTTTCTGATCTCCTTGTAAAACTCAATGGTGCAACTTCAAAGAATCCTCCAGTGACTTGTATTATCTCAGATGGTTTCATGCCATTCACCATTACTTCTGCTCAAGAACTTGGAATTCCTATTGTAATGTTCTTCACTATTTCTGCTTGTAGCTTAATGGGTTTTATGCAGCTTCCTTCTCTCAAAGACAAAGGAATCATACCActtaaag ATGAGAGTTACCTCACAAATGGGTATTTGGACAGAGTGATAGACTGGATTCCAGGTATGAAAAACATCCGTCTAAGGGATCTCCCAAGTTTCGTTCAAACCATAGATCCAAATGATGCTGCCTTTAAACTTGTGATCGAAGCAGCAGAAAGAGCTCCTAAAGCTTCGGGAATTGTTATTCACACGTTCAACGCATTAGAAAAAGAGGTATTGGATGCTCTTTCAACCATGTTTACTCATGTATATGCCATTGGCCCTCTTCAACCACTACTAATCAATCACTTACCCAATGACCTTTTGAAATCAATTGGGTACAATTTATGGAAAGAAGAAACTGAGTGTCTCGATTGGCTTAACTCTAAATCACCCAACTCAGTAATATATGTGAATTTTGGTAGCGTAACTGTTATGACACGAAAACAATTGATTGAGTTTGGTTGTGGACTTTCAAATAGTAAGCACCCCTTTTTGTGGATAATTAGGTCTGATTTAGTTGTTGGAGAATCAACCATTTTGCCACCTGAGTTTGAggtagaaagaaaagaaagaggctTCATAGCTAGTTGGTGCCCTCAAGAGGAAGTGTTGAACCACCCTGCAGTGGGAGGGTTCTTAACCCATAGCGGATGGAATTCAACCATTGAAAGTGTGTATGCAGGAGTACCAATGCTTTGTTGGCCATTTTTGTTTGATCAACAAACAAATTGCAAGTATACTTGCAATGAATGGGGCGTTGGCATGGAAATTGATAATGATGTCAAAAGAGAGAAAGTAGAGAAGATTGTGAGGGAATTAATGGAAACAGAAAAGggtaagaaaatgaagaaaaatgcaATGGAGTGGAAAAAAATTGCTGAAGAGGCCACTTGTCCACTTGGATCTTCATCCATTAACTTTAACAATCTGGTGAGTGAAGTTCTTTTATCAAAGGGCTAA